The following are encoded in a window of Congzhengia minquanensis genomic DNA:
- the gpmI gene encoding 2,3-bisphosphoglycerate-independent phosphoglycerate mutase, protein MKKPLLLCIMDGFGINPADKGNAIKMAKTPNLDKLFLNYPHTQLSASGMAVGLPDGQMGNSEVGHTNMGAGRIVYQELTRITKSIQDGDFFENEALVGAVEHAKKNGTALHIMGLVSNGGVHSHNSHIYAVAELAKRKGLEKVFVHCFLDGRDVPPSSGKEFVEQMAEELKKIGVGKIATVMGRYYAMDRDNRWDRVEKAYRAMVAGEGNTDICPVSAVEKSYAADVTDEFVIPTVITENGAPVATVSEGDSVIFANFRPDRARQITRAFVDPDFNGFERKFFPLYFVCMTQYDKTMPNVEVAFKPQILTNTLGEYLSKHGLKQLRIAETEKYAHVTFFFNGGVEKVSEGEDRALINSPKVATYDLQPEMSAPEVTDTLMKKLDSGDLDVVILNYANCDMVGHTGVIESAVKAVETVDACIGKVTDKILSMGGAMLVTADHGNADQMIDPETGGAFTAHTTFPVPFIVIGCGDVKLRSGGVLADIAPTMLDILELEKPAEMTGTSIIEK, encoded by the coding sequence ATGAAAAAACCTTTGTTATTATGTATTATGGACGGTTTTGGCATAAACCCTGCGGATAAGGGCAACGCCATTAAAATGGCAAAAACGCCAAACCTGGACAAATTGTTTTTAAACTATCCCCACACGCAGCTTTCAGCCAGCGGAATGGCGGTGGGCCTTCCCGACGGGCAGATGGGAAACTCTGAGGTGGGACACACCAACATGGGCGCAGGGCGTATCGTTTATCAGGAACTGACACGTATTACAAAATCCATTCAGGACGGCGACTTTTTTGAAAACGAAGCTCTTGTGGGTGCGGTGGAACATGCGAAGAAAAACGGCACTGCACTGCATATTATGGGCCTGGTATCCAACGGCGGTGTGCACAGTCACAACTCCCACATTTATGCCGTTGCCGAGCTTGCAAAACGTAAGGGCCTGGAAAAGGTGTTCGTTCACTGCTTTTTAGACGGGCGCGATGTGCCCCCTTCCTCCGGCAAAGAGTTCGTGGAGCAGATGGCGGAAGAGCTTAAAAAAATTGGCGTGGGCAAAATTGCCACGGTGATGGGCCGCTACTACGCCATGGACAGGGACAACCGCTGGGACAGGGTGGAAAAAGCATACCGCGCAATGGTAGCAGGCGAAGGCAATACAGATATTTGCCCCGTGTCCGCCGTGGAAAAATCCTATGCGGCTGATGTAACTGACGAGTTTGTAATCCCCACAGTTATTACGGAAAACGGAGCACCGGTTGCTACCGTTTCAGAGGGCGACAGCGTGATTTTTGCAAACTTCCGTCCCGACCGGGCACGCCAAATTACCCGTGCCTTTGTTGACCCTGATTTTAATGGCTTTGAACGCAAATTTTTTCCGCTGTATTTTGTGTGCATGACACAGTATGACAAGACAATGCCCAACGTGGAGGTTGCGTTTAAACCCCAGATTTTAACCAACACCCTGGGCGAATATTTGAGTAAGCATGGTTTAAAACAGCTGAGAATTGCCGAAACGGAAAAATATGCCCATGTGACATTTTTCTTTAACGGCGGGGTAGAAAAGGTGTCGGAAGGGGAAGACCGGGCGCTGATTAATTCACCCAAAGTTGCAACCTACGACCTACAGCCGGAAATGAGCGCGCCGGAGGTGACCGACACGCTGATGAAAAAACTTGACAGCGGCGATTTAGACGTTGTGATTTTAAACTATGCAAACTGCGACATGGTGGGCCACACCGGCGTGATTGAAAGTGCTGTAAAAGCGGTTGAAACCGTTGACGCCTGCATAGGAAAGGTGACAGACAAAATTCTTTCTATGGGCGGTGCAATGCTGGTGACTGCTGACCACGGCAATGCAGACCAGATGATTGACCCTGAAACCGGCGGTGCGTTTACGGCACACACCACGTTCCCGGTTCCGTTTATTGTTATCGGCTGCGGAGACGTGAAACTCCGCTCCGGCGGCGTGCTGGCAGACATTGCCCCGACGATGCTGGATATTTTGGAGCTTGAAAAACCTGCCGAAATGACGGGAACAAGTATTATAGAAAAATAA